One Kineococcus aurantiacus genomic window carries:
- a CDS encoding MFS transporter: MSARQDSTPAVRPTSPATPPGTPPAPLRLRERSAFVLGDVAANLVWTTISSYLLFFYTDVALIGAAAAGTLMLLARLLDAVFDPMVGALLDRTSTRWGRARPYLLFGAPLLGGLTVLTFLAPAGGGAGTVAYAYVTFILVGLAYSLVNVPYGALLSMATTDSDVRMKLSGYRALGIGLGLIVVSTATQPLIVAVGGSPTSRSGFAWVISGYALVSTLLLWVVFAQVRERVPHAPVSRERGQLGASLKALLRNRSWLSVFAFSVLSFTRLGITTAGTVFFALHVLHDPAAIAVVLTAFSLSALVGAPLTPWVLQRLGHRRGIVLGLVAAAVLTAALVPLTGNLVAFTAVFFVANVVGGFGFVAAPALTADIVEEQEWRSGRRDEGLLFAGYSMSTKIGAALGRPCWPGAWPPSGTTRPPSPTPWPTASPGSTSGCPSRWPCCRSSRSPPTTCSDACLPSGPNWPPGAPRACDRTSRPDAPRTDHS; this comes from the coding sequence ATGAGCGCGAGGCAAGACTCCACCCCCGCCGTCCGGCCCACCTCGCCCGCCACCCCACCCGGCACCCCGCCCGCACCGCTGCGCCTGCGCGAACGGAGCGCGTTCGTGCTGGGCGACGTGGCCGCGAACCTGGTGTGGACCACCATCTCCAGCTACCTGCTGTTCTTCTACACCGACGTCGCCCTCATCGGGGCCGCCGCCGCCGGCACCCTGATGCTGCTCGCGCGCCTGCTCGACGCCGTGTTCGACCCCATGGTGGGCGCCCTGCTCGACCGCACCAGCACCCGCTGGGGACGCGCCCGGCCCTACCTGCTCTTCGGCGCCCCGCTGCTCGGCGGGCTGACCGTCCTGACGTTCCTGGCCCCCGCCGGCGGCGGCGCCGGCACCGTGGCCTACGCCTACGTCACGTTCATCCTCGTCGGCCTGGCCTACTCCCTGGTCAACGTCCCCTACGGGGCGCTGCTGTCCATGGCCACCACCGACTCCGACGTGCGCATGAAGCTCAGCGGGTACCGCGCCCTCGGCATCGGCCTGGGCCTGATCGTCGTCTCCACCGCCACCCAGCCGCTCATCGTGGCCGTCGGCGGCTCGCCCACCTCCCGCTCCGGGTTCGCCTGGGTGATCTCCGGGTACGCGCTGGTCAGCACCCTGCTGCTGTGGGTGGTCTTCGCCCAGGTCCGCGAACGCGTCCCCCACGCCCCGGTGAGCCGGGAGCGCGGGCAGCTCGGGGCGTCGCTGAAGGCGCTGCTGCGCAACAGGTCCTGGCTGTCGGTGTTCGCGTTCTCGGTGCTGTCCTTCACCCGCCTGGGCATCACCACCGCCGGCACCGTGTTCTTCGCCCTGCACGTCCTGCACGACCCGGCCGCCATCGCGGTCGTCCTCACCGCCTTCTCCCTGTCCGCCCTCGTCGGCGCCCCCCTGACGCCCTGGGTCCTGCAGCGGCTGGGGCACCGCCGCGGCATCGTCCTGGGCCTGGTGGCCGCCGCCGTCCTGACCGCGGCCCTCGTCCCGCTGACGGGGAACCTGGTCGCCTTCACCGCCGTGTTCTTCGTCGCCAACGTCGTCGGCGGCTTCGGCTTCGTCGCCGCCCCCGCGCTCACCGCCGACATCGTCGAGGAGCAGGAGTGGCGCAGCGGGCGGCGCGACGAGGGCCTGCTGTTCGCCGGGTACAGCATGAGCACCAAGATCGGGGCGGCGCTGGGTCGGCCCTGCTGGCCTGGGGCCTGGCCGCCGTCGGGTACGACCCGGCCGCCGTCACCGACGCCGTGGCCGACGGCATCACCTGGCTCTACCTCGGGCTGCCCATCGCGCTGGCCCTGCTGCAGATCGTCGCGATCGCCCCCTACGACCTGCAGCGACGCCTGCCTGCCCTCCGGGCCGAACTGGCCGCCCGGCGCGCCGCGGGCGTGTGATAGGACGAGCCGTCCCGACGCACCGCGCACCGACCACTCGTAG
- a CDS encoding LysR family transcriptional regulator produces MNLRNLDLNLLVALDALLQERSVTRAATRMGLSQPALSASLARLRRHFDDPLLTRVGNDHQLTPLAVRLREQVRVALAGVERVFSAEPDFDPASSVRDVRIVSSDYAETVLGGPLAALLAAEAPGMRLRFSVNTPPVVEDAERVLVDADLLLLPHGFLTDLPHQDLHRDRWVCLVAEDNPDVGPELTVGQLRSMPWVVTYHGPVASTPAALQMRLLGVEPHVQVVTEHFLAVPALVAGSGRIALLQERLAARLPPGSGVRVLRPPVEVGLLLEAMWWHPVYTADPEHTWLRDLVRRAAATLPDVGS; encoded by the coding sequence GTGAACCTGCGCAACCTCGACCTGAACCTCCTCGTGGCCCTCGACGCCCTCCTGCAGGAGCGCAGCGTCACCCGCGCCGCCACCCGCATGGGCCTGAGCCAGCCCGCCCTGTCGGCCTCCCTGGCCCGCCTGCGCCGGCACTTCGACGACCCCCTGCTGACCCGGGTGGGCAACGACCACCAGCTCACCCCGCTGGCCGTGCGGCTGCGCGAGCAGGTCCGGGTCGCGCTGGCCGGGGTGGAGCGCGTCTTCAGCGCCGAACCGGACTTCGACCCGGCCTCCTCCGTCCGCGACGTCCGCATCGTCAGCAGCGACTACGCCGAGACCGTCCTGGGGGGCCCGCTGGCCGCCCTGCTGGCGGCCGAGGCCCCCGGGATGCGGCTGCGGTTCTCGGTGAACACCCCGCCCGTCGTCGAGGACGCCGAACGCGTCCTCGTCGACGCCGACCTGCTGCTGCTGCCGCACGGCTTCCTCACCGACCTGCCCCACCAGGACCTGCACCGCGACCGCTGGGTCTGCCTGGTGGCCGAGGACAACCCCGACGTGGGGCCGGAGCTGACCGTCGGGCAGCTGCGCTCCATGCCGTGGGTGGTGACCTACCACGGGCCGGTCGCCTCCACCCCGGCCGCGCTGCAGATGCGGCTGCTGGGCGTCGAGCCGCACGTCCAGGTGGTCACCGAGCACTTCCTGGCCGTCCCGGCCCTCGTCGCCGGCAGCGGCCGGATCGCGCTGCTGCAGGAACGCCTCGCCGCGCGGCTGCCCCCCGGCTCCGGGGTGCGGGTGCTGCGCCCGCCGGTCGAGGTCGGCCTGCTGCTGGAGGCCATGTGGTGGCACCCGGTCTACACCGCCGACCCCGAGCACACCTGGCTGCGCGACCTCGTCCGGCGGGCCGCGGCCACGCTGCCCGACGTGGGGTCCTGA
- a CDS encoding ROK family protein, whose translation MTDAPTAPRARAVGAPTPLLAPVPDPDAATLAGVVDLVRAGRATTRPALVDASRLSRKVVTQRVEQAIGLGLLEHGELAPSSGGRPSRTLRFRAGSGHVYAALIGAAEITAAVLDLGGTLVGTAHEDWPVAEGPEPTLQRVHDLFTTLARRTGVTVPWGIGVGVPGPVEYATGRLVAPPIMPGWNGFSVRSWLRDHYDAPVWVDNDVNLMALGEWTRATPHDGRDMLFVKVGSGIGAGLVVRGRVLRGDRGAAGEIGHVHVSDDPRLSCRCGRTGCLEAIAGGWALERDATERARAGDSPALAAALQRRGHLTSQDVGRAALAGDPVAAGLIDASARAVAEVTAHLVNFSNPGTLVLGGGVLRTGTRFLDVMADTVRQRCTDLAVRDLVIRAASLDHLEGVVGAGLLAAENLLNPVALGHWVEDGQPLGHAATLQRLSAGVVA comes from the coding sequence ATGACCGACGCACCGACCGCCCCGCGCGCCCGCGCCGTCGGCGCACCGACGCCCCTCCTGGCCCCGGTGCCCGACCCCGACGCGGCGACCCTGGCCGGTGTCGTGGACCTGGTGCGCGCGGGGCGGGCCACCACCCGCCCCGCGCTGGTCGACGCCAGCCGGCTCAGCCGCAAGGTCGTGACCCAGCGGGTCGAGCAGGCGATCGGGCTGGGCCTGCTGGAGCACGGTGAGCTGGCGCCGTCCAGCGGGGGGCGTCCCTCGCGCACCCTGCGCTTCCGCGCCGGCAGCGGTCACGTCTACGCCGCCCTCATCGGCGCCGCCGAGATCACCGCCGCCGTGCTCGACCTCGGCGGCACCCTCGTCGGGACCGCCCACGAGGACTGGCCCGTCGCCGAGGGCCCGGAACCGACGCTGCAGCGGGTGCACGACCTGTTCACCACGCTGGCCCGCCGCACCGGCGTCACCGTCCCCTGGGGCATCGGCGTCGGGGTCCCCGGGCCGGTGGAGTACGCCACCGGCCGGCTCGTCGCACCGCCGATCATGCCGGGCTGGAACGGGTTCAGCGTCCGCTCCTGGCTGCGCGACCACTACGACGCCCCCGTGTGGGTCGACAACGACGTCAACCTCATGGCCCTGGGGGAGTGGACGCGGGCCACCCCCCACGACGGCCGCGACATGCTCTTCGTCAAGGTCGGCAGCGGCATCGGCGCCGGCCTCGTCGTGCGCGGCCGGGTGCTGCGCGGCGACCGCGGCGCGGCCGGGGAGATCGGGCACGTCCACGTCTCCGACGACCCGCGCCTGTCCTGCCGGTGCGGCCGCACCGGGTGCCTGGAGGCCATCGCCGGGGGCTGGGCCCTCGAACGCGACGCGACCGAGCGCGCCCGGGCCGGCGACAGCCCGGCCCTGGCCGCCGCGCTGCAGCGCCGGGGCCACCTGACGTCCCAGGACGTCGGCCGCGCGGCCCTCGCCGGGGACCCGGTCGCCGCCGGGCTCATCGACGCCTCGGCGCGCGCCGTCGCCGAGGTCACCGCGCACCTGGTGAACTTCTCCAACCCCGGCACCCTCGTCCTGGGCGGCGGGGTGCTGCGCACCGGGACGCGCTTCCTGGACGTCATGGCCGACACGGTCCGGCAGCGATGCACCGACCTGGCCGTGCGCGACCTCGTGATCCGCGCGGCCTCCCTGGACCACCTGGAGGGGGTCGTCGGCGCCGGGCTGCTGGCCGCGGAGAACCTGCTGAACCCCGTGGCGCTGGGGCACTGGGTGGAGGACGGTCAGCCCCTGGGGCACGCCGCGACCCTCCAGCGGCTCTCGGCGGGGGTGGTCGCCTGA